The Vitis vinifera cultivar Pinot Noir 40024 chromosome 7, ASM3070453v1 genomic interval CTTATCTTGGGTCCTtgtcttgaaaatattttttaaggaatgCTGATTATCAGGTTGGATTATGATATTTGCCCACTTTTTGAGCTCTTTCTCATACATGATTTGAATTTCGATAGGCCATCACATGTTATTTCATTtgtatgagttttttttttttaaaaaaaaaaatttggtgggTGTTTAGATAAACCActtaaattattctttaaaataaatacttgGTAGGTGTTTGATAagccaacttaataacttaaagtaacttaataacttaatttacgttattaagtaaattaagtatgtttggtaaataACTTACTGAAATGttttagtaataaataaaaataattaacttattcttaagtttacatcttcatttttatttttttttacctttatttgTCCTAATTATCTCCACAATATCCTTTGCTACTTTACGACTTCTACTGTTACTTATCCTTATatgccctaattataatttatgagaataaatatgttaatttgatgatttaaaatatgttttaagttatttttatcaaataaccttaatacttaaggTAAGagttaagtaataaattttaaattaacaatttaagtataatttaacttaaagtctacttaattcattaagtaataagtatcaGGTTTTATTAAACAGCCTCTTGGTAATCCTTcttttttgttgattaaaaaaaaaaaaaaccacaaaggAGGATGACATTTAGAAGGTGTTTgattttttagtgttttgtcaaaagtaatttacttttagactttaaattattcatttttttaatttttcatcacttattataaatttttaactaaataaaaaaagtcaaaatatttatctttttaaatgaaaacaagtagtaggtttttttttttactttttaaaatttttaataaaaataaaatattataaaaacaaataatctaatatTCAACACTAAtaaatactatttaattttaatttttatttaaaattaaataaaaaaaaaacaagcaccaTCTTAATCACTTCCCAAATCCCCCAACCCATAATAAACCGGATTGGCCCAAATTTCAATCCGACCCGTTGACATTCGTAGAAAGTGTAACAGTAgattttatcttcttttcttttgcagaaatgCAAAATTTGGTGGGCCGAAGAGGCGACCACGAGGGAAGAAGCGAGAGTGAGAGACTTCAACTAAAAACTGGAGTATGATTGGAGGCCACCAACTTCAAAACCTTAGTAGTACCTCACACCTCCCTTAAACGCACGTGTCGTTTGACCTTGACCCAACCCCAATCAGTTCATGCCTCAAAGAAGCTTCCGAAACCCCAGTCCTACTCGGAGTCTTTGGACTAAAAGCCCTAACCTCTCTCTTCGTCCTCTCTGACTGTAGCTAATCAACCAACAAGCGAAGCAACAATCTCAAGGGAATATTATGTGCAGCTTAAGTGAATTCGACATACCCCGCCCCTTCATTGTCGCAGGTGcgttttcttttctgttttaaTTCAATTGCTTTGCATGTTTCCTTGTCTGAATTTCTGTCCTGGGTTCTTGTTTTCTGATCAAATCCGAAAAGGGGTTGCTTTGTTTTGGGTTGAGGTTAGTTCTTGAGGTTGTTATTGTTCTTTTCCTGTGTTTGTTTTCCTGAATTTGGAGTCTTGGGCGGCGAAGATTTTggggtttttcttctttttctaatgGAATAGTTcggttagtttttggttggcaaTTGAAAGAATCGGCTGGTTGCTTTTGAGTGTAATGGGCTTGTGAGATGTGATTTGAGCTGAATTATTGtctgggctttttttttttcttttttttttgttccagaATTTTCGTGATGGGCATTCTATCAGCATCCATTGCTGACTTTTCCGAGCTGATGTCGGACCTACCAATTTAGACCGACGAAATTAGGGTTTTCAGTTTGAATTGAGAAATGGTTTGAAGCTTATGGAATTTCTTGCAATTGGGTGGGggatttgattttgatgatagtGAGGAGTACCGGAAATCAAAATGCTGGTTGGTCGAAACTTTTCCCGGATACACACTTTGGAGCTGAAAATCCAGATTGAAAAGAAGCTAGGGCGTGCGAAAGCAGAGAAATACTTTGATCTCCTTACCAAATATTTAAGTCTCAAACTTAGTAAAAACGAGTTTAATAAACTCTGCATAGACACAATAGGAAGAGAGAATGTGTTACTTCATAATCAACTCATTGGATCCATTATAAAAAATGCATGCCTTTCCAAGAGTCCCCCACCTAAACAGAGCAAAACAGAAGGTTCTTTAAATGTTAAAGTAGCAAATGGGTATCAAAGGAGTAGTCTTCAGTCAATATGCAGAGATGTGTTTCCTCAATCCCCTCGAAAGGGAAGAACTCCAAGTCTTCGAGACCGCAAGTTCAGGGACCGTCCAAGCCCTCTTGGACCACATGGGAAGAATCATAGTGTTGTATGTGAAGATACAGTGCCTAAAATTCAAGAACAGCAAAGTGCTACTGAGCTGCTTTCCTTGGGCAGCAGACCCCCAGGTGAAGTGAATTCAGTAGAAGATGGGGAAGAGGTTGAGCAGGCCGCTAGAAGCCCAGGAATCCACAGTAGGAGCCCTGTTACAGCTCCTCTTGGCATCCCGAAGACTACAATAGTGACAAGAAAAGTGCTGTGTAATGAAGCACCGTCTGCTTTCCAAATTGAGTCTTGTCAGATCATGGGTGAGCTACCTGATACCCATTCTCTGAGGAATAGGTTGGAACAGAAATTGGAGATGGAGGGATTTAAGATCTCAGGGGATTGCATTAGCCTTTTGAACAATGGGCTGGATGTTTTCCTGAAGAGATTGATAAAACCCTGTCTGGAATTAGCCAGTTCAAGGTCTGGACAGAAGCATCTAAGCCAAAAACACGGTCACGTTGTACCTGGTCCAAAAGGGATGTGGCCTGTGAGGTATGTACAAAAACCAGCTGGATCCATTCCTGCATCCATCTTGGATTTTCGTGTTGCAATGGAGTTAAATCCATATATACTAGGGGAAGATTGGCCAGTAAAACTTGAGAAAGTTTGCTTGCGTGCATCAGGAGAATAACTGAAACTGATGGTTTTAATGTGACCATAATTTCAGGTTTGTCTTTCGAAGTGATGACATGTTATTGTCattctaaaatccaattctaacaTTTATCTTGACCTCCCAGTTTTCCAAGCATTGCTGAAGTACATAAGAAGTAGAAGCGATGGGAAGTTTTGGAACAAGGTGATTAGGTTGTAAATAAATCTCAGCGCCAATTATTCCCAGGATGGTATACCGTCAGTGGTATAAGATAAACACATCAACAGAAGCTGGCCATTATAAATAGCTTTGTAGACTTCTTGAACTCATATctatagttttttcattttataatttttgttaaataaaacttatttataGGGTTGCAAGACTTACAGTTGTTGAATTTTTAGTGAGGttgaataaatttttcattttgacaTAATGTTGTTCAACTATTTATGGTTTTGATGCTTTCTTACTCCCCTTCCCCCTGCACACATGTGCTCTCTCACTGCATGGTGGTCATCTGTTATGAATCATAATGATGTGCATTTGTGTGCAAGTGTGCATGTGTGTTTCTGCACTTTCTTTCCAGCAGTCATCAGCTATGCGATCAAAATGGACTTGCGTCAACACTGTCTAAAAAGGCTGGTCCCTTGATCAATAGAGTGTGAAATGGGCATGAAGCTCTTTGTTTTTGGCCTGAGTCAATACAAGCGAAGGTTCTATCTTTTAATGCGTTCTCTGGCAAACGTACAATCTTTCAACATATTCTCTCGGCTGGACTTGTCAATACCCACTGCTGTACAAATTTGTTTATGGTTGATTTCAGAGGTACCACTTTCTCATGTTTTGTTGATTATTCACTGGTGCCATTTGGTTTTGTGTaaagtttgttttttgattATTGTCATTCTTGAAATTTGCTTGCTCATTTGTGTTCCTTGCAACCCTATGTAGTTGGAAATAAGGCAGGCCTGCAGTCTGGCAGTAGGATAAAATATTGATTCGAAAAAATTCTTCAAGGCTTTTATGTCATTTATCTATCATCTTACTCTGGAAATGAAACATACTGAAATGGGTGGACAACTAGATGTGATACACCTGTCTGGAGCTCTGATGCCTATCCTTCAAATAAGACTTCTGAGTGCAGAGGAAGTCTGACACTCATTGGCACTGAAAGCAAGCCACGGGATTCTTATTCTGATTGGGTGCTGCTTTTCTCCCTTCTTTTCTTGATTGGCATATTAATAATTAAAGCATGAATAAATAACAAGCTTGGAAGCTATTCCAATGATCTTACaccttttcaataattttaagcaAATTTCATCGTTGAAATGAGTCTCAAGGGTGCAAGTACTAACTGGTTCTTGGGATATTGAGGAGCACATTTTGGAGACCATTCCCATGgtattattattctatattaATTAGAACATTGGGCCCTGGAAGAGGGGGAAATGGCTAGGAGTAATGGTAGGGTTTCTAGCTTGGGATCAAGGAGAGTTGTCCTACTATGCATTGGGTTTGCAAGGTTTTTTGGGTACACTCAAATTCTACATTTTGGCGTCTTAGCAAGGAGCATGTTGGAGGATTTTTTAAATGGTGCAATGCTCTTTGTGGAGAGACTTAACTATAGTCTATAGGGTCTTACTATTGATATATTTTTGGATTCAGTAGGGATTTCAGCAGGTGTTTCTTTTCTAGATTTACTGGAACTGTTTTCATGTGGTTCCCCTCCCTATAGCTCCACAAAATAGGATCCTCTTTGTGCTCATGGGGCTTGCTCCTTTCTATTtccttattataaaaaaaatattacatattttttagGAAACAGAAATGAGGTTATTTATTAGGTGGTGTTATTAGATACTCTAATCATGAAAGACCAGCTTTCATCAATCAACTTAACTAGCATAGTTGTTAAGCTGATGAACAAAGGAATTTATCATGTTTGTTTGTGGTTCCTTCTCTgcatgtttctaattttttatggttatatttacccttttttttggTATGAGACAAATAGGATTATTATGTTAATGCCCAGGCACCATGCTGATTTAAAGAAAAAGGCAACCCAGGATTTATGAGTCACTTTCACTGGTCCCGCTGCTTTATGCCACCTTTGTTTTCCAATGAGAAGATGTCAAAAGTATGGCTCTTATAAGGTTTGTGGTCATTAGGAGTCAGTTCTTCCTTGTACCAGTTTCCAGAACACCACCCTCAGCATAGGAAATCTATAATTTCAGCTGACTGAAATGCATGTCCTATTTTTTGCTTGTAAGTATTGTTTCTAGTATATTCATTGCTCTGTACTGTGCCAGCAAATGGTCATTCATTTCTAAAGCTTCCAGTTTTTATTCTTGATGGAATAGCCAGATGAAATGATCTAAGCATGATGGTTTGTTGCTTATATGCTTTACTGGTTCAAGTTTCAACTATCCCTATTTGATGTGATGACATGTTCAGATAGTGAAACATAGAACTTTTCATGCTCCTTCATACATTTTGGTAACTATGACTTTACTGTTCATTTTGAGTTCAAGATGGAAATTTATGATGTAGAAATGGAAATAGGTCTACTTGGGAATCAGCATTGAACTCTCAGGTTAAGTTGTAGATTTTTTTGTCCAAAGTGCCCTTTTCTTATCTCAAAAACATGAGAGCTCAATTATCTTGGGTATGAaaccaatttttcaatttttgtttctcatttaAGTGTGATTTCAATAAAGGTGCTGCTTAAAACAGTTTGGCTTTCATTTAAATCCACTTTttcgatatatatatataagttattttCTGTTGTTACAGGTTGGCGTTCAGAAGAACTTCTGAAAGTACGCCTTTAAACTGCTGTTATGAAATGCAGTTGAAAGAAATTCTGAAATTATTCTGAAACTGTTGCTAAGAAGTGTGATttaaagaaattccaaaaagcTCTTTGACACTCGAGCAATTTGTTATAACGCACTTGTTTTCCTAAGTGTTCTGAGCATggagtttaaaattttaaaaaagctcTTTAAACCACACTTTGTAGCAAAGGGCTTGAGAAAAATGTAAGAAACACTTCTTGAAACAGcagttttaaattttgatgtAAGTACTTATGCTCAGTTTGCCAATGGTTGTCATTTGAAACAATGGATCTTAATCAGCTGTTCAAATTTTCTAGTAATGTTTGAAATATATTTGCCACATATCATCTGTTCCTATGCAGTATGAACGAAGTTTGTGCTCACCTataaataaggagaaaaaaataaaaaagaagagagaaaaaggaaagcaTAGGTTCTGGGGTGAAAAACTCTCTGGTTGTGGATTGACATTAGCCTGAAGAAAAGGATAATGATATGTCTGCCATAtatgtaatattaatttaatatatcttCCTTTGACATATTAGATTTAGCTTTCTAACTTATAACAAAGTTTCTGATTGGCACTGAATATGTTGTGAATCAACAGGCTCCCATGGAGTGCATTGCTGCAGTTCTTGATAAACCAGGTAAGAGAACTTGATCGGTCTCTCTACTCCCTAACCACcctgtttttcttttgtgtaATGGCATCCTTACAGAGATTGTGACCCTAAAGTAGTTAGGTCGATTTGATTATCATGGTATGGTAGAAAATCTTTCAGAGGTCTTGAATCTTGGCTCAAAATTGTAATACTTGCATCAAACTTCTCAGCAAAAGGGGGTTTAGCTTCTGAccagctttttctttgctacatGGAGCTTGTATCTTTGACATCTCTTATCAAAACTTCAATATCAATTATGAAAGCGGTTAGAAATCATCACTTGCGCATATATATAGTTCTTCTTTCATGTTGATTATCCTTGAGCCTGACTTGCTTCACAAGTAATGTATTGACCGAGTATCATGCCCTTGCCCTGCTTCACAAGATAGAAATTCTATTAATGTTGTGGCCATGCCCTGCTTACAAGGTGTAAATTAACCAAGCTTAGTGGGTTACCACACTAAGAATACATGCGATTTTGATTAAGTTCAATCTTTACGCAGATCATTTATGGGGCGATTACACTCGGCTTCTTTGTCAAATTATGTGACATTTGACAATGATATGGGTTTATTATGTTTGACAAATTTGAGTACTCTGGTGTTTGGTTGCACGACTCCTACTGATGTAAACCATTGTTCTAATGTCTCTGTGTACTACAACTCAACTATGACCTTTACTATAAAACATTAATGAAAGATGTCGATATGTACAGCTTTTTCCAATATCAAAACCCGTGGAAGACGAACTATCGGATAGGGTTGGACTAGGAGAAAATGATTGGATCAGCTATctctatataaaattaagagattATATATTTCTATGCTGTTGGAGGGTTCTCGGTGGTG includes:
- the LOC100257838 gene encoding uncharacterized protein LOC100257838, which translates into the protein MLVGRNFSRIHTLELKIQIEKKLGRAKAEKYFDLLTKYLSLKLSKNEFNKLCIDTIGRENVLLHNQLIGSIIKNACLSKSPPPKQSKTEGSLNVKVANGYQRSSLQSICRDVFPQSPRKGRTPSLRDRKFRDRPSPLGPHGKNHSVVCEDTVPKIQEQQSATELLSLGSRPPGEVNSVEDGEEVEQAARSPGIHSRSPVTAPLGIPKTTIVTRKVLCNEAPSAFQIESCQIMGELPDTHSLRNRLEQKLEMEGFKISGDCISLLNNGLDVFLKRLIKPCLELASSRSGQKHLSQKHGHVVPGPKGMWPVRYVQKPAGSIPASILDFRVAMELNPYILGEDWPVKLEKVCLRASGE